One part of the Bacteroidales bacterium genome encodes these proteins:
- a CDS encoding nucleotidyl transferase AbiEii/AbiGii toxin family protein, with product MLYYETIEPNTPELLKALQCTPEFKALRLVGGTALALQIGHRRSIDIDLFGKLEADDFELANILNNIGKTINLKKYRLGVVGTIILSRNRKLTRIS from the coding sequence ATGTTATACTACGAAACAATTGAACCAAATACACCGGAACTTTTAAAAGCTTTGCAGTGTACACCGGAATTTAAAGCTTTAAGGCTTGTCGGAGGAACTGCTCTTGCATTGCAGATCGGACACAGAAGATCAATTGATATTGACCTTTTCGGGAAACTTGAAGCAGATGATTTTGAACTGGCAAATATCTTAAATAATATAGGAAAAACGATTAATTTGAAAAAATACCGGCTTGGTGTTGTAGGAACAATAATATTAAGCCGGAACAGAAAACTAACAAGAATATCTTAA
- a CDS encoding LegC family aminotransferase, giving the protein MYNKFIKFVKETYKTDEFIPLHEPRFFGNEKKYLNECIDSTFVSSVGKFVDLFEENITKYTGAKYAIACVNGTAALHIALILSDVKQGDEVITQPLTFIANANAISYTGANPVFIDVDKETLGLSPEKLEFFLKHNTYVAEDGCHNLDSGKIIKACIPMHTFGHPARIDKIKQICNKYKIILIEDAAESLGSYYKGQHTGSFGKFGTLSFNGNKTITTGGGGMLLTNNRELAKKAKHLTTQAKVSHKWEYVHDFVGYNYRLPNINAALGVAQLEQLPDFIKKKRKLADNYKIFFKNTETQFVSEPENSTSNYWLNAILLKNKAERDNFLKFTNENGIMTRPVWELINRLEMFKNYQIENIENAEWLADRVVNIPSSVII; this is encoded by the coding sequence ATGTATAATAAATTCATAAAATTTGTAAAGGAAACCTACAAAACAGATGAATTTATTCCTTTGCACGAACCTCGTTTTTTCGGAAACGAAAAAAAATACTTAAATGAATGTATCGACAGTACTTTTGTTTCAAGTGTCGGTAAATTTGTTGATTTATTTGAAGAAAATATTACAAAATACACCGGAGCAAAATATGCAATTGCTTGTGTAAACGGAACAGCAGCTTTGCATATTGCTTTAATTTTATCAGATGTAAAACAGGGAGATGAAGTTATTACACAACCTTTAACATTTATTGCAAATGCAAATGCAATCTCATATACAGGGGCAAATCCTGTTTTTATTGATGTTGATAAAGAAACTTTGGGATTATCGCCTGAAAAATTAGAGTTTTTTTTAAAGCACAATACTTATGTAGCGGAAGACGGTTGCCATAATCTTGATTCCGGAAAAATAATAAAAGCCTGCATCCCGATGCATACTTTCGGACATCCGGCAAGAATTGATAAAATAAAGCAAATTTGCAACAAATATAAAATTATACTTATTGAAGACGCAGCCGAAAGTCTCGGAAGTTATTACAAAGGACAACATACCGGCTCTTTCGGGAAATTCGGGACATTAAGTTTCAACGGAAACAAAACAATAACAACCGGCGGAGGCGGTATGCTTTTAACAAATAATCGTGAACTTGCAAAAAAAGCAAAACACTTGACAACACAAGCAAAGGTTTCGCATAAATGGGAATATGTTCACGATTTTGTAGGATATAATTATCGTTTGCCAAATATAAATGCAGCACTTGGAGTAGCACAATTAGAGCAACTTCCCGATTTCATTAAAAAGAAAAGAAAACTTGCAGATAATTATAAAATTTTCTTTAAAAATACTGAAACTCAATTTGTTTCAGAACCCGAAAACTCAACATCAAACTACTGGCTAAATGCAATTTTATTAAAAAACAAAGCAGAAAGAGATAATTTTCTTAAATTTACAAACGAAAACGGAATAATGACACGCCCGGTTTGGGAATTAATAAACAGATTAGAAATGTTTAAAAATTATCAAATAGAAAATATTGAAAATGCAGAATGGCTTGCAGATAGAGTTGTTAATATTCCGAGTAGCGTGATTATATGA
- a CDS encoding putative DNA binding domain-containing protein — MTSKKLKHIISQGEGISIEFKKADKQLPQNLFETVCAFLNRKGGEILLGVDDDKNIIGIEDNKIEIFCKQIANMSNNPQKLSPSFLLEPKIVEFKNKKLIYIFVPISSQVHKTANKIFDRSVDGDFFLKSDAQIKQLYIRKSVEYSENKIYPFLYESDFTTGIVERVRKIIRIYRPNHPWNELSDEDFYKTAGLYRKDPATGEEGFTMSSLLLFGKPEIIGSAIPHYKVDALLRIENIDRYDDRINIRCNLIEAYDKLMAFVNKHLPDKFYLQGDQRISLREKIFREVVANILIHREYTNAFPTSFIIYKDRVLCKNANKPHQWGSLKPGNFEPFPKNPHIAQIFTQMGRSEELGTGIKNVFRYNKIYSDTDDNDFVEDDVFITSVPLKLFKEALDPLNDPLNDPLNDPLNNRQKEIIKLIKKNTEITKKEIALKVGVSIETIKRDFRILINNKNIKRLGSKKTGCWEIITKKT; from the coding sequence TTGACCTCAAAAAAACTTAAACATATTATTTCACAAGGCGAAGGAATTTCAATTGAATTTAAAAAAGCCGACAAACAGTTACCTCAAAACTTGTTTGAAACGGTTTGTGCATTCCTTAACCGCAAAGGCGGAGAAATATTGTTGGGTGTTGATGATGATAAAAATATTATTGGGATTGAAGATAATAAAATTGAAATATTTTGCAAACAAATAGCAAATATGAGTAATAACCCACAAAAACTTTCGCCTTCATTCTTATTAGAACCTAAAATTGTTGAATTTAAGAATAAAAAACTGATTTATATATTTGTTCCTATTTCGTCACAAGTTCATAAAACAGCAAATAAAATATTTGACCGAAGTGTTGATGGTGATTTTTTTTTAAAATCTGATGCTCAAATAAAACAATTATACATAAGAAAATCTGTTGAATATTCTGAAAATAAAATTTATCCTTTTCTATACGAAAGCGATTTTACAACCGGTATTGTGGAAAGAGTTCGCAAAATAATTCGCATTTACCGACCAAATCATCCGTGGAACGAACTTTCTGATGAAGATTTTTACAAAACAGCAGGTTTATACAGAAAAGATCCGGCTACCGGAGAGGAAGGATTTACCATGTCGTCTCTTTTGTTATTCGGGAAACCCGAAATAATCGGCAGTGCAATTCCTCATTATAAAGTCGATGCTCTTTTAAGAATAGAAAATATTGACAGATATGACGACAGAATAAATATACGCTGCAATCTTATAGAGGCTTACGATAAGTTAATGGCGTTTGTAAATAAACATTTACCTGATAAGTTTTATTTGCAAGGGGATCAACGTATTTCTTTGAGGGAAAAAATATTTAGAGAAGTTGTTGCTAATATTTTAATTCATCGTGAATATACAAATGCATTTCCGACTAGTTTTATTATTTATAAAGACCGGGTATTGTGTAAAAACGCCAACAAACCACATCAATGGGGGAGTTTAAAACCCGGTAATTTTGAGCCGTTCCCAAAGAACCCGCATATTGCACAAATATTCACACAAATGGGACGTTCTGAAGAATTAGGAACCGGAATAAAAAATGTGTTTCGATATAATAAAATATATTCTGATACTGATGATAATGATTTTGTTGAGGATGATGTTTTTATCACATCTGTGCCTTTGAAATTATTTAAAGAAGCTTTAGACCCTTTAAATGACCCTTTAAATGACCCTTTAAATGACCCTTTAAATAATAGACAAAAAGAAATTATCAAACTTATTAAAAAGAATACGGAAATTACAAAAAAAGAAATAGCTTTAAAAGTTGGTGTTAGTATAGAAACCATTAAAAGAGACTTTAGAATATTAATAAACAATAAAAATATTAAACGTTTAGGAAGTAAAAAAACAGGTTGTTGGGAAATTATTACCAAAAAAACATAA
- a CDS encoding ABC transporter ATP-binding protein, translated as MKIIEVTNLHKIYNSSEVKVHAVRGIDLSFEQGEFTAVVGPSGSGKTTFLNMMGGLDNPTEGKIIIDEVNIGELKSSKLTDFRMKNIGFVFQAYNLIPVLTAKENVEFIMHLQGRSKNERNERAISLLEQVGLGDRINSRPSKLSGGQQQRVAVARALASKPKFILADEPTANLDSESTANLLDIMEKLNREENITFIFSTHDARVVKKARRVVTIEDGKVVSDLTK; from the coding sequence ATGAAAATAATTGAAGTAACAAACTTGCACAAGATCTATAACAGCAGTGAGGTAAAAGTACATGCTGTAAGAGGTATTGATCTTAGCTTTGAACAAGGAGAGTTCACGGCAGTTGTCGGTCCTTCAGGATCAGGAAAAACAACCTTCTTGAATATGATGGGCGGACTTGATAATCCGACCGAAGGTAAAATTATTATTGACGAAGTCAATATAGGAGAACTCAAATCTTCAAAATTAACCGACTTCAGAATGAAGAACATAGGTTTCGTATTTCAGGCTTATAACTTGATTCCGGTTCTGACAGCGAAGGAAAATGTTGAGTTCATTATGCATTTACAAGGCAGGTCTAAAAATGAAAGAAACGAAAGAGCAATATCATTATTGGAACAAGTAGGCTTAGGTGATCGGATAAACAGCAGACCAAGCAAATTATCAGGCGGACAGCAACAAAGAGTTGCCGTTGCCAGAGCATTAGCTTCAAAACCAAAATTTATTTTGGCCGATGAACCAACAGCAAATCTTGACAGTGAATCAACAGCTAATTTGCTGGATATTATGGAAAAGCTGAATAGAGAAGAAAACATAACTTTTATTTTCTCAACCCATGATGCCAGGGTCGTAAAAAAAGCCAGACGAGTGGTTACGATTGAAGACGGTAAAGTTGTAAGTGACCTTACTAAATAG
- a CDS encoding FtsX-like permease family protein: protein MLLSIAWKNMWRKKLRSLIVIIAMTLGLIGGILSAGIMAGASDQALQDALNDYVSEIQIHHPNYSDNYELKYFIDNSSEFNEFLSNIEGVKSVTSRVKILGMANSPVNAVGSFINAVDPGTEKTVTNIYKRIADSSGTYFESDRRNPIVISKRMADKLQIKLNSKMVITFTENDSTYSGGAFRVCGIYKTHNSVFDEMNIFIRRSDLSKISSLPENISHETAIRVPVDEDMETVKNKILEKYPDLSVLTWKESQGYLAMASEMMDKMIYIFLIIILLALGFGIVNTMLMVVLERIKETGMLMAVGMSKFRVFKMIMYETIFLSAVGGVVGMLISAGLLRNWGKNGINFPGMEEGFEQFGFATHIYPALEPDFYFTLSFLIILTGIIASIYPARKAVKMNPVEAIRTE, encoded by the coding sequence ATGTTACTCTCAATTGCTTGGAAAAATATGTGGCGGAAAAAATTACGGAGTTTAATCGTAATAATTGCCATGACCTTAGGATTGATCGGAGGAATCTTGTCTGCAGGAATAATGGCCGGAGCTTCTGATCAAGCTTTACAAGATGCACTTAACGATTATGTTTCTGAAATTCAAATTCATCATCCGAACTATTCAGATAATTATGAGCTTAAGTATTTTATAGATAATTCATCTGAATTCAATGAATTCTTATCAAATATTGAAGGAGTCAAGTCTGTTACTTCCAGAGTTAAGATTCTCGGGATGGCAAATTCTCCGGTTAATGCCGTAGGATCATTCATAAATGCTGTTGATCCCGGAACAGAAAAAACAGTTACAAATATCTACAAAAGGATAGCAGATTCAAGTGGTACTTATTTTGAATCAGACAGAAGAAACCCCATTGTAATCAGTAAAAGAATGGCTGATAAGCTTCAAATAAAGCTTAATTCTAAAATGGTAATCACATTCACAGAGAATGATTCTACCTATTCAGGAGGCGCTTTCAGAGTTTGTGGAATATACAAAACGCATAATTCTGTTTTTGATGAAATGAATATTTTTATAAGACGATCAGATCTTTCGAAAATATCATCTCTCCCGGAAAATATTTCTCATGAAACTGCAATAAGAGTTCCTGTTGATGAAGATATGGAAACCGTAAAAAATAAGATCCTTGAAAAATATCCCGATCTTTCCGTATTAACATGGAAAGAATCTCAAGGCTACTTGGCAATGGCAAGTGAAATGATGGATAAAATGATCTATATTTTTTTGATCATCATATTATTGGCATTAGGATTCGGAATTGTAAATACCATGTTAATGGTGGTTCTTGAAAGAATAAAGGAAACAGGCATGTTAATGGCTGTTGGTATGAGTAAGTTCAGAGTCTTTAAAATGATCATGTATGAAACTATCTTTTTATCGGCGGTGGGCGGTGTGGTAGGTATGCTAATCAGTGCAGGACTATTAAGAAATTGGGGGAAGAACGGAATTAACTTTCCGGGAATGGAAGAAGGTTTTGAACAATTTGGTTTTGCAACCCATATTTACCCGGCATTAGAACCGGACTTTTATTTCACACTTAGTTTTTTGATCATTCTTACAGGCATAATTGCATCAATTTATCCCGCAAGAAAAGCCGTAAAAATGAATCCGGTTGAGGCAATAAGAACAGAGTAA
- the cysC gene encoding adenylyl-sulfate kinase, translating to MQKENNIYTVFDLIINKEQKEKLLNQRAKVLWFTGLSGSGKTTLGASVEKELFNKGYLTQILDGDNIRSGINRNLKFTEEDRVENIRRIAEVTKLFLNCGVIAINCFISPTKEARDMAKSIISKENLIEVYVSTPIEICEQRDTKGLYAKARKGEIKNFTGISSPFEVPENPDIIVNTAELTLEESTQKILDFLIKKIIL from the coding sequence ATGCAAAAAGAAAATAATATTTATACGGTATTTGATCTTATTATAAACAAAGAACAAAAAGAAAAACTTTTAAATCAAAGGGCTAAAGTTCTTTGGTTTACAGGACTTTCAGGATCAGGAAAAACAACATTAGGCGCATCCGTTGAAAAAGAACTATTCAACAAAGGATACCTTACACAAATTCTGGACGGAGACAACATACGTTCCGGTATCAACAGAAATCTTAAGTTTACAGAAGAAGACAGGGTTGAAAACATCAGAAGAATTGCCGAAGTAACCAAATTGTTCTTAAATTGCGGTGTTATAGCCATTAATTGCTTTATCAGCCCGACTAAAGAAGCACGAGATATGGCAAAAAGTATCATCAGTAAAGAGAACCTTATTGAAGTATATGTCAGCACTCCTATAGAAATTTGTGAACAAAGAGATACAAAAGGCTTGTATGCAAAAGCCAGAAAAGGAGAAATTAAAAATTTTACAGGTATAAGTTCTCCGTTTGAAGTTCCCGAAAATCCGGATATTATTGTCAACACAGCAGAACTGACCCTTGAAGAATCAACTCAAAAAATATTAGACTTTCTTATAAAAAAAATTATTTTGTAA
- a CDS encoding acetyltransferase, with amino-acid sequence MKNKPEIILIGGGGHCKAVIDVIETENKFKIAGIIDLPDKLGQSILDYKIIGADNDIPQLAKQFNCFFITVGHIQTPVLRIKLFNLVKKSGGELPVIISPNAHVSKHAKIGEGTIIMHNTVINADSEIGNNCIINNKALIEHDCRIGNNCHISTSAVVNGGLLIGDNCFIGSNSVSKQYIKIVNETNIGAGAVVTKSITESGVYVGNPAKRIK; translated from the coding sequence ATGAAAAATAAACCTGAAATAATATTAATTGGTGGTGGCGGACATTGTAAAGCTGTTATTGATGTAATTGAAACTGAAAATAAGTTTAAGATTGCAGGAATTATTGATTTACCTGACAAATTAGGACAAAGCATCCTTGATTATAAAATAATTGGTGCAGATAATGACATTCCGCAATTAGCAAAACAATTTAACTGTTTTTTTATTACTGTCGGACATATTCAAACTCCTGTGTTAAGAATCAAGCTTTTTAATCTGGTAAAAAAATCAGGCGGAGAATTACCTGTCATTATTTCACCAAATGCACATGTCTCAAAGCATGCAAAAATAGGAGAAGGAACAATAATTATGCATAACACTGTTATTAATGCTGATTCTGAAATTGGGAATAATTGTATTATCAATAACAAAGCACTAATAGAGCACGATTGTAGAATTGGAAATAATTGCCATATATCAACAAGTGCTGTTGTAAACGGGGGTTTATTAATAGGAGATAATTGCTTTATCGGCAGCAACTCTGTAAGCAAACAATATATTAAAATAGTTAATGAAACAAATATAGGAGCTGGAGCTGTTGTTACCAAAAGCATTACAGAAAGTGGAGTTTATGTGGGTAATCCTGCAAAAAGAATAAAATAA
- a CDS encoding FtsX-like permease family protein, with translation MLISVAWKNVWRNKLRSLVVIFAVMIGLLAGSFGVALMEGVAKKRAKSVIHNEISHIQIHHPKFQENFEAKFNIKNADKLISEIYKDPEVVAITSRMVVSGMINTSGGNTGAFIYGIDPETEKQVTDIHTYIKDSIGNYFENDKRNQVLISETTAKKLKLDRYKLSQKTINGLLSAAFPVKDTIALYSILNEQFRSQKNYFDKLRELIDPDLVEEFEFIFIKYSILFKERAKIVINLQDYNGQITGDKFRVTGIYKTSNRMFDEKTVFVNKKDLAALTGYNESNPHEIAVLLEDRSTAKDYAEVLKEKYPDLKIESWGEIDPMVIMIAEYLEIFNYFLIAFILAALAFGIVNTMLMAIMERTKELGMLAAIGMNRKRVFSMIMLETIFLTIVGALVGLVINYGIISFLSEKGIDLTKQIGEAFEAISYDTMIYPEMGLNYYIGITLLVIFAAILSSVYPALKAIKLNPADAVRTDA, from the coding sequence ATGTTAATATCAGTCGCTTGGAAAAATGTTTGGAGAAATAAACTCAGGAGTTTAGTCGTAATATTTGCTGTAATGATTGGGCTTCTTGCCGGCTCATTCGGCGTTGCACTTATGGAAGGGGTGGCCAAAAAAAGAGCAAAGTCTGTCATACATAATGAAATATCTCATATTCAAATTCATCATCCTAAATTTCAAGAAAATTTTGAAGCAAAATTTAATATCAAAAATGCTGACAAACTAATCTCTGAAATATATAAAGACCCTGAAGTTGTTGCAATTACAAGCAGAATGGTCGTTTCCGGAATGATCAATACTTCCGGAGGTAATACAGGGGCATTCATATATGGTATTGATCCGGAAACAGAAAAACAAGTAACTGATATTCACACTTATATCAAAGATTCAATCGGCAACTATTTTGAAAATGATAAACGAAATCAAGTTTTGATCAGTGAAACAACTGCTAAAAAATTAAAGTTGGATCGTTATAAATTATCACAAAAAACAATAAACGGCCTTTTATCTGCAGCTTTTCCCGTAAAAGATACTATAGCTCTTTATTCGATTTTAAATGAACAATTCAGATCTCAAAAAAATTATTTTGATAAATTGAGAGAACTCATTGATCCGGATCTCGTTGAAGAGTTTGAATTCATATTCATCAAATACTCAATTCTTTTTAAAGAAAGAGCAAAGATTGTTATAAACCTTCAAGATTATAACGGTCAAATAACCGGGGATAAATTCAGAGTAACAGGTATTTACAAAACGTCTAACAGAATGTTTGATGAAAAGACTGTCTTTGTGAATAAAAAAGATTTGGCAGCTCTTACCGGTTATAATGAATCAAATCCTCACGAAATTGCTGTGCTTCTTGAAGACAGAAGTACAGCTAAAGACTATGCTGAGGTGTTAAAAGAAAAATATCCTGATCTGAAAATTGAAAGTTGGGGGGAAATTGATCCGATGGTCATTATGATTGCGGAATATTTAGAAATTTTTAATTACTTTTTAATCGCTTTTATTCTTGCTGCATTAGCATTTGGTATTGTTAATACTATGTTGATGGCAATTATGGAAAGAACTAAAGAACTGGGAATGTTGGCTGCAATAGGCATGAACAGAAAACGAGTTTTCAGCATGATAATGCTTGAAACAATCTTTTTAACAATAGTAGGAGCTTTAGTAGGTCTGGTAATTAACTACGGTATTATTTCCTTTTTGTCTGAAAAAGGAATTGATCTGACAAAACAAATTGGAGAAGCCTTTGAAGCTATCAGTTATGATACAATGATCTATCCTGAAATGGGCTTAAATTACTATATCGGTATTACTCTGTTAGTCATTTTTGCAGCAATTTTATCATCTGTATATCCGGCACTAAAAGCAATAAAACTAAACCCGGCAGACGCCGTTCGAACAGATGCCTGA
- a CDS encoding NAD-dependent 4,6-dehydratase LegB — translation MKKVLVTGADGFIGSHLTELLLKKGNKVKALSQYNSFNYWGWLEDIPQNKNLEVISGDIRDPHFCKEITKNIDIIFHLAALIAIPYSYIAPDSYIDTNVKGTLNICQAAKENKALRVIHTSTSEVYGTAQYVPIDEKHPKQAQSPYSASKIGADAMAMSFYNAFNLPLTIARPFNTYGPRQSARAIIPTIISQIAAGKKQIKLGDLRPTRDLNFVKDTCNGIIAIAESDNTIGKEINIASNYEISMKDTLDLIKKIMKSDVEFITEKQRLRPENSEVFRLWGDNKLIKELTDFEIKYPIEKGLEETINWFAKPENLIKYKTDIYNV, via the coding sequence ATGAAAAAAGTTCTTGTTACAGGAGCCGACGGCTTCATAGGTTCTCATCTTACAGAACTGTTGTTAAAGAAAGGCAACAAAGTGAAAGCGTTATCTCAATATAACTCTTTTAACTATTGGGGTTGGTTAGAAGACATACCTCAAAATAAAAATTTAGAAGTAATATCAGGTGATATCAGAGACCCTCATTTTTGTAAAGAAATAACAAAAAATATTGATATTATATTTCATCTTGCTGCACTAATTGCTATACCATACTCATATATTGCTCCGGATTCTTATATAGATACAAATGTAAAAGGAACACTGAATATTTGTCAAGCGGCAAAAGAAAACAAAGCATTAAGAGTTATACACACCTCAACATCAGAGGTTTACGGAACAGCTCAATATGTTCCGATTGATGAAAAACACCCCAAACAAGCACAATCGCCCTATTCGGCAAGTAAAATCGGTGCTGATGCCATGGCAATGAGCTTTTACAACGCCTTTAACTTACCTCTTACAATTGCACGTCCGTTCAATACTTACGGACCGCGTCAATCTGCAAGAGCAATTATTCCTACAATAATTTCACAAATTGCTGCCGGTAAAAAGCAAATTAAACTTGGAGATTTAAGACCAACTCGAGATCTCAATTTCGTTAAAGATACTTGCAACGGTATTATAGCCATAGCAGAAAGCGACAACACAATTGGTAAAGAAATAAATATTGCATCAAATTATGAAATTTCTATGAAAGATACATTAGATTTGATTAAAAAAATAATGAAATCCGATGTAGAATTTATTACTGAAAAACAAAGACTTCGTCCTGAAAATTCAGAAGTTTTCAGGCTTTGGGGCGATAATAAATTGATAAAAGAATTAACAGATTTTGAAATAAAATATCCGATTGAAAAAGGTTTGGAAGAAACCATCAATTGGTTTGCAAAACCTGAAAATCTTATAAAATACAAAACAGATATTTATAATGTATAA
- the neuC gene encoding UDP-N-acetylglucosamine 2-epimerase, producing the protein MKKIAIFTTTRAEFGILKPLISELNNDELTEVLLFVGGTHLIKEHGNTINEIETNNFKISKTFDYLLNEDSPYSLVKSLGIETFELANIFNDFYFDAVCVLGDRYELLPIVQSAILFRKPIIHLHGGERTEGAIDEQIRHMITKAAHLHFAACDDYSQNIIKLGEESFRVHNTGALAVDNMSLQNRKTKKQLFSELKLNTEKRTVLMTYHPVTLETKISPKVQIENLFSALEGYNFQLVITAPNMDSGRNEILKIIQNNVSKNPNYKYIESLGAINFHNLITFSEFIIGNSSGGIVEVPFFKKPSINIGDRQNGRIRHESIIDTDYSVNLIKDGIEKTLNPVFLNQISKMKYKFGNGNTAKKMVSIIKNTNFDSNLLRKRLIF; encoded by the coding sequence ATGAAGAAAATAGCAATATTCACAACAACACGAGCAGAATTCGGAATTTTAAAACCTTTAATTTCTGAATTGAATAATGATGAATTAACTGAAGTCTTATTATTTGTTGGGGGAACTCATCTTATAAAAGAACATGGAAATACTATAAATGAAATTGAAACAAATAATTTCAAAATAAGCAAAACATTTGATTATTTATTGAATGAAGATAGTCCATATTCATTGGTAAAATCATTAGGAATTGAAACATTTGAACTTGCAAATATTTTTAATGATTTCTATTTTGATGCAGTATGTGTACTTGGTGACAGATACGAGCTTCTACCGATTGTACAATCTGCAATTTTATTTCGAAAACCAATAATTCACCTTCATGGAGGAGAACGAACAGAAGGAGCAATTGATGAACAAATAAGACATATGATTACAAAGGCTGCCCATTTACATTTTGCAGCATGTGATGATTATTCACAAAACATTATAAAACTTGGTGAAGAAAGTTTTAGAGTACACAATACAGGAGCATTGGCTGTTGATAATATGTCTTTGCAAAATAGAAAAACAAAAAAACAACTCTTTTCAGAATTAAAATTAAATACAGAGAAAAGAACAGTTTTAATGACTTATCATCCAGTTACATTAGAAACAAAGATTTCACCTAAAGTGCAAATAGAAAATCTGTTTTCTGCATTGGAAGGATATAATTTTCAACTTGTAATAACTGCTCCGAATATGGATTCAGGCAGAAATGAAATCCTTAAAATTATTCAAAATAATGTAAGTAAAAATCCAAACTATAAATATATAGAGTCTCTTGGTGCTATAAATTTTCATAATTTAATTACTTTCTCCGAATTTATTATAGGAAACTCATCAGGCGGAATTGTTGAAGTTCCGTTTTTTAAGAAACCTTCAATTAATATTGGTGACAGACAAAATGGTCGCATACGACACGAAAGTATTATTGATACGGATTATTCTGTAAACTTGATAAAAGACGGAATAGAAAAAACATTAAATCCGGTCTTTTTAAATCAAATTTCTAAAATGAAATACAAATTCGGAAACGGAAATACTGCAAAAAAAATGGTTTCAATAATAAAAAACACTAATTTTGACAGTAATTTATTAAGAAAGAGACTAATATTTTAA